A stretch of Thermostichus vulcanus str. 'Rupite' DNA encodes these proteins:
- a CDS encoding PPC domain-containing protein: MRVVHLPGLGLIASCLLLGQFAASAQSFYNPIPLTAGETVESVLSSEDIPSGELGAFYRDYRITVASGSYLAVELSSEDFDTVVRLIGSDGSLVAENDDANFETTNSILVSRVEAGQDYTIRVGSFGEIGAGRFQLKVIPLRPVD, translated from the coding sequence ATGCGTGTTGTTCATTTGCCTGGATTGGGGTTGATCGCCAGTTGCCTGCTATTGGGCCAGTTTGCCGCCTCGGCCCAATCTTTTTACAACCCAATCCCCCTGACCGCTGGAGAAACGGTCGAGTCGGTTCTCTCCTCGGAAGATATTCCGAGTGGCGAGTTGGGCGCTTTTTACCGGGATTACCGCATCACTGTTGCATCAGGATCCTATCTGGCGGTTGAGCTGTCTTCTGAGGATTTCGACACGGTGGTACGGCTAATCGGCTCAGATGGCAGCTTGGTGGCCGAAAACGACGATGCCAACTTTGAAACCACCAACTCGATTTTGGTCAGTCGGGTTGAAGCTGGCCAAGACTACACGATTCGGGTGGGTAGCTTTGGAGAGATCGGCGCGGGCCGCTTTCAACTGAAGGTGATCCCGTTACGCCCGGTGGACTAG
- a CDS encoding PspA/IM30 family protein, which translates to MKPTLPLALLLGSLTAFLGSNAVSAQTMLSGTVERVIGGDDVLVNINGQTVQVDLVYVRPPIGSLEVERQARNYLEELLPPGTPVQLDVAWQASDGRLFAYVYSSDGLVNLKMLAAGRSVAPWRLPNPVLQTWYSEAQAYAQANQLGVWQAVESASRAQAATPLPGGIPLWGVGGAVAVVSLGVLAQKLRRKGARTQPPNRDLRKVQGSLVEQLREQKHLERQLQATKQQADIWLERAKMALHNEQEDLARQALLRKQAHLKEVERLQQALDEATVRVESTRIELAGWASLGEGE; encoded by the coding sequence ATGAAGCCCACCCTTCCGCTTGCCCTGCTGCTGGGATCCCTAACTGCCTTTCTCGGTTCCAATGCTGTCTCTGCCCAAACCATGCTCTCGGGTACTGTGGAGCGGGTGATCGGGGGGGATGATGTGCTGGTGAATATCAACGGCCAAACTGTACAGGTGGATTTGGTCTACGTGCGTCCGCCGATTGGGTCTTTGGAGGTCGAACGGCAAGCTCGCAACTATTTAGAAGAACTGTTACCTCCAGGGACGCCGGTACAGTTGGATGTGGCTTGGCAGGCTTCTGATGGGCGCTTGTTTGCCTATGTCTACAGCAGCGATGGCTTGGTGAACTTAAAAATGCTGGCAGCAGGACGTTCGGTGGCTCCTTGGCGGCTGCCCAATCCAGTTTTGCAAACCTGGTACAGCGAAGCGCAAGCTTATGCCCAAGCCAATCAATTGGGAGTATGGCAGGCGGTGGAATCGGCTTCTAGGGCCCAAGCCGCTACCCCTTTGCCCGGTGGGATCCCGCTGTGGGGTGTGGGCGGGGCAGTGGCGGTGGTGTCGCTGGGGGTACTGGCCCAAAAGTTGCGGCGCAAAGGTGCGAGAACCCAACCTCCGAACCGCGACTTGCGGAAGGTACAGGGATCCCTGGTGGAACAGTTGCGGGAGCAAAAACACCTAGAGCGTCAATTGCAAGCCACCAAACAGCAGGCCGATATTTGGTTAGAACGGGCCAAGATGGCTTTGCACAATGAACAGGAGGATCTGGCCCGCCAAGCCCTACTGCGCAAACAAGCGCATCTCAAAGAGGTGGAACGGTTACAACAGGCATTGGATGAGGCAACCGTGCGGGTAGAAAGTACCCGGATTGAGCTGGCCGGATGGGCATCCTTAGGGGAGGGGGAGTAG
- a CDS encoding BamA/TamA family outer membrane protein: MNRSRQLRPWLATALTCGMSLWVGLPAWAQSAPEAGTLDLRTGGDTPAQTAPTAPATGEPEVLVAEVLIQGTEDPQLIDRIYSVIRTRAGEISTRSQLREDINAVFATGFFADVRAIPSDTPLGVRVTFEVKPNPILKAVKTEGARVLDPEVLREAFQDQEGRVLNFGDLQIGVADIEQWYADNGYVLAKVTDVRSSEDGTIILEIAEGEIEDIRVQGNDKTRDFIITRELKAKPGDVFNRNQIQEDLQAVFDLNLFQDVNVGLNPGQDPDKVVVVVNVEERRTGTLGGTLGVSSATGVFAGLNLSEQNLGGNNQSASFNVQVGTTETLFDLNFTDPQIATMDIPTSYNVNVANQQASSFVFNEGFTLPNGDPVRINRLGGGVTFSRPIGDNWRASLGTRVQFVEARDSNGEQQRFDVLGNPITFSESGQDSYTTLRFGLVNDTRDNSNNPSEGSVFRISTEQSVRLFQNGLNANRLETSYSQFIPVELFETRSERPQVLAFDVRAGTTIGDLAPYDAFAIGGGNSVRGFFEGGVGSGRSFATATAELRFPIFDPVGAVVFADYGTDLGSGAAVAGNPALVRNKPGSGLGLGAGIRIQSPLGPLRIDYGVGQGDAGQGQLHFSIGEKF, encoded by the coding sequence ATGAATCGTTCCAGGCAACTGCGCCCTTGGCTAGCGACTGCTCTTACCTGCGGGATGAGTTTATGGGTGGGGCTACCGGCTTGGGCCCAATCGGCTCCCGAAGCCGGCACCCTGGATTTGCGCACCGGTGGTGATACTCCAGCTCAAACTGCTCCCACCGCCCCTGCCACAGGCGAACCCGAGGTATTGGTGGCAGAGGTGCTGATCCAAGGAACAGAAGATCCTCAGTTGATCGACCGGATCTACAGTGTTATTCGCACCCGCGCCGGGGAAATTTCCACCCGTTCCCAATTGCGGGAGGACATCAACGCCGTCTTTGCCACCGGATTCTTTGCCGATGTGCGGGCGATTCCCTCCGACACCCCGTTGGGGGTACGGGTCACCTTTGAGGTGAAACCCAACCCAATCCTCAAAGCTGTGAAAACAGAAGGCGCAAGAGTGTTGGATCCCGAGGTGTTGCGAGAAGCCTTCCAGGATCAGGAAGGGCGGGTTTTGAATTTTGGCGACCTGCAAATCGGAGTGGCGGATATTGAGCAGTGGTATGCCGACAATGGCTATGTGCTGGCCAAGGTTACGGATGTACGTTCCTCGGAAGATGGCACGATCATTTTGGAAATTGCCGAAGGGGAAATTGAAGATATTCGCGTACAGGGGAACGATAAAACTCGCGATTTCATCATTACTCGTGAGTTGAAGGCCAAACCGGGGGATGTCTTTAATCGCAACCAAATTCAGGAAGATCTCCAGGCGGTTTTTGACCTGAACCTGTTTCAGGATGTGAATGTCGGCCTCAACCCCGGCCAGGATCCCGACAAAGTGGTGGTGGTGGTCAATGTAGAGGAACGGCGCACTGGTACCCTTGGGGGCACCTTGGGCGTTAGCTCGGCTACGGGTGTGTTTGCCGGCCTCAACCTCTCGGAGCAAAACTTGGGGGGTAACAACCAAAGCGCCAGCTTTAATGTTCAGGTAGGTACGACCGAAACCCTCTTCGACCTGAACTTCACGGATCCCCAAATTGCCACGATGGACATTCCCACCTCCTACAACGTCAATGTGGCCAACCAGCAAGCTTCGAGCTTTGTCTTTAATGAGGGTTTCACCTTGCCCAATGGGGATCCCGTGCGCATCAATCGACTGGGGGGTGGGGTTACCTTCTCACGGCCCATCGGAGACAACTGGCGGGCCAGCCTGGGCACTCGAGTCCAGTTTGTGGAAGCCCGCGATAGCAATGGTGAACAGCAGCGCTTTGATGTGTTGGGCAACCCGATCACCTTTAGCGAAAGTGGCCAAGACAGCTATACCACCCTGCGGTTTGGTCTTGTGAATGATACCCGTGACAACAGCAATAACCCCAGCGAGGGATCCGTTTTTCGCATCTCGACCGAGCAGTCGGTGCGCCTATTCCAAAACGGCCTCAATGCCAATCGTCTAGAAACCAGCTACAGCCAGTTCATTCCTGTGGAGCTGTTTGAGACCCGCAGTGAACGGCCTCAGGTGCTAGCCTTTGATGTGCGGGCAGGCACGACCATCGGGGATCTGGCGCCCTACGATGCCTTTGCCATTGGGGGTGGCAACTCAGTACGGGGCTTCTTCGAGGGGGGTGTGGGTTCCGGTCGCAGCTTTGCCACAGCCACAGCCGAATTGCGCTTCCCCATTTTCGACCCGGTGGGGGCGGTGGTCTTCGCCGACTATGGCACGGACTTGGGCAGTGGAGCCGCTGTGGCGGGGAATCCTGCCTTGGTTCGCAACAAGCCCGGCAGTGGCCTAGGACTAGGGGCTGGCATTCGCATTCAGTCGCCCCTGGGGCCGCTGCGGATCGACTACGGGGTCGGGCAAGGGGACGCTGGTCAGGGACAGTTGCATTTTAGTATCGGCGAAAAATTCTAG
- a CDS encoding tetratricopeptide repeat protein, producing MTMTAIPIDTQLKELQKNLAVRLAPLKVRVVRKADELHILIEYPSDQVPPRPQLVRQVASCLVTERPAELEKLILYGRQAGQSQAEWRKVLRFSGQGSAQDPPLAEQTELVMQEPPPAEMAPEPQPEREPPPTAPERSGQPLSERLNALWHQLPQTQVFKQRGVQLALGAVLVGSLVGLGSAYKISRDGELAERGYQQGLQQARAERWQQAIEQYEQGLRHRPRDPRLQAALLHAQNRLNQANERIQQAQTQLAADPSNTVARLNLATAFSQQGNLSAAASELSTLLSFDPNHAPARFLLAEIHLAQGSLPEAIEQYRAALAVDPQLPSAQRQLGMALLKQGQTEAALQALQTAVTQNPNDAEAHYQLGSAYAQQKNWDPALRHYLQAAQLDPAHVAAQERLGRWFLARGYTEAALSSLQAAVQADPQNPQLRLQLGMAQQAAGDLQSARSSYERALSLDANLTEARLNLAQLHLAQGNPEAAIPLFEQLLQVDPNAWEARLGLGIALAEQEGSLDNAIQHLQQASQQQPTHALTRRYLGLALEQAGRREEAIAQLQEAVRLDPNDAEAQRYLGLLLAQQGQTQAALAQLERSLDQDPTNPTALGSRAVLQVSVGGQAEREAQIAATLARQSTPNPSRLVAATENQATRQLRLQIPLSRLQPAQANPVPNTSEGQRPPTQGQPTAPQLAQVPPPPTAATSAATPTYSPSETLPLPGGWWAWITGGLLGIPSLLSLTWLAGRQLRRRNSGAGGGQTPKDQASRHYSRALSLIEGKQLSQAIGALQQALSINPDMAPAHFRLGQLLIQTGQLQSGLDHLWSARQLDPYQPDIDTHLVKALLSQSQQLLSKRQPGAALEPLKLALTLNIKSPGFQAHIHQLRGEALAAQGEGAAALEALNRARQLDPKRAEVLLSIAKVKILQKQYQSAIDSCWEALALNEGLPEAHHQMGIALYRLGQLKAAIAAYRTAQTLRTPATPALLTDYGLALVQAGDLAQAGQQFSQALVQEPGFAPAIYGTGIVLMAQSNFAEAEQRFHQALELDPELHVATAALGLLQLAQKQSDDSGKRFINSRQAEVALRYFESALRKDPDLPEAHFGLGELQRVKGNLIFAAQRYQEALELNNSYVAAHYRLGSVQARLGKLDLAIEEFRRALELNPHLPEAQKSLHKLLSRQPEDVHTDILMS from the coding sequence ATGACTATGACTGCCATCCCCATCGATACCCAACTGAAGGAGCTGCAGAAAAACCTGGCCGTGAGGTTAGCTCCTCTGAAAGTCCGTGTGGTGCGCAAGGCTGATGAGCTGCATATTTTGATTGAGTATCCCAGCGATCAAGTTCCACCACGGCCTCAACTGGTGCGACAGGTAGCAAGTTGTCTGGTGACCGAGCGACCGGCTGAGCTCGAGAAGCTGATCCTGTACGGACGGCAAGCAGGGCAGAGCCAAGCAGAATGGCGCAAAGTGTTGCGGTTCTCAGGCCAAGGATCCGCTCAGGATCCGCCCTTGGCTGAGCAAACGGAATTGGTGATGCAGGAGCCGCCCCCAGCCGAGATGGCCCCAGAACCCCAACCGGAAAGAGAGCCACCCCCCACAGCCCCAGAACGCTCCGGCCAGCCCCTATCCGAAAGACTCAACGCCCTCTGGCATCAACTACCCCAGACACAAGTTTTCAAACAACGGGGAGTGCAGTTGGCCCTGGGGGCAGTTCTGGTGGGATCCCTGGTGGGGCTGGGATCCGCCTACAAAATTTCACGGGATGGGGAACTGGCCGAACGGGGCTACCAACAGGGATTGCAACAGGCCCGGGCGGAGCGGTGGCAACAGGCGATCGAACAGTACGAACAGGGCTTGCGCCATCGCCCACGGGATCCCCGTCTACAGGCAGCCCTGCTCCATGCCCAAAACCGCCTCAACCAAGCTAACGAGCGCATTCAACAGGCGCAAACCCAACTGGCTGCGGATCCCAGTAATACTGTTGCTCGCCTCAACTTAGCCACAGCCTTCTCTCAGCAGGGCAACCTCAGTGCTGCTGCCAGCGAGTTGAGCACACTGCTGTCTTTCGACCCGAACCACGCCCCAGCCAGGTTCCTATTGGCTGAAATCCACTTGGCCCAAGGTAGCCTGCCGGAAGCGATTGAACAGTACCGCGCCGCTTTGGCGGTGGATCCCCAGCTTCCTTCCGCGCAGCGCCAGTTGGGCATGGCTCTCTTAAAACAGGGGCAGACCGAAGCGGCTTTGCAAGCCCTGCAAACGGCCGTCACCCAAAACCCCAATGATGCCGAGGCCCACTATCAACTGGGATCCGCCTACGCCCAACAGAAAAATTGGGATCCCGCCCTTCGTCATTATCTGCAGGCTGCCCAACTGGATCCCGCGCATGTGGCCGCTCAGGAGCGGTTGGGTCGATGGTTCTTAGCACGGGGGTACACTGAGGCTGCCCTCAGCTCTTTACAAGCTGCCGTCCAAGCAGATCCACAGAATCCCCAGTTACGCCTGCAATTGGGCATGGCTCAGCAAGCGGCAGGAGATCTACAATCTGCCCGCAGCAGCTATGAACGGGCCTTGAGTTTGGACGCCAACCTGACAGAGGCCCGCCTCAACCTGGCCCAGCTACACCTGGCCCAAGGCAACCCTGAGGCAGCTATTCCTTTGTTTGAACAGCTCCTGCAGGTAGATCCGAATGCCTGGGAAGCTCGTTTGGGTTTGGGGATTGCTTTGGCGGAACAGGAGGGATCCCTGGATAACGCCATTCAGCACCTCCAACAGGCTAGCCAGCAGCAACCTACTCATGCCCTCACCCGTCGCTATTTGGGGTTGGCCCTAGAACAAGCGGGCCGCCGAGAAGAAGCCATTGCTCAACTCCAAGAAGCAGTGCGGTTGGATCCCAATGATGCGGAAGCTCAACGTTACCTGGGGTTACTCCTCGCTCAGCAAGGCCAAACCCAAGCCGCTCTTGCGCAACTGGAACGCTCTCTGGACCAAGACCCCACCAACCCCACAGCCCTCGGATCCCGAGCGGTATTGCAGGTGAGTGTTGGGGGGCAGGCGGAACGGGAAGCACAGATCGCAGCGACCCTTGCCCGTCAATCCACCCCCAATCCTTCTCGTCTCGTCGCGGCCACCGAAAACCAAGCCACCCGGCAATTGAGGTTGCAGATCCCCCTCAGCCGCCTGCAACCCGCTCAGGCCAATCCTGTTCCGAATACCTCGGAGGGTCAACGCCCCCCAACCCAAGGTCAACCCACTGCCCCCCAGCTAGCCCAGGTCCCACCCCCACCCACGGCTGCCACGAGTGCGGCCACTCCCACCTACAGCCCCAGCGAAACTCTGCCCCTACCGGGAGGATGGTGGGCCTGGATAACGGGAGGATTGCTAGGGATCCCCAGTCTGCTCAGCCTCACCTGGCTGGCTGGACGGCAGCTGCGTCGGCGGAACTCGGGGGCTGGGGGTGGTCAAACCCCGAAAGACCAGGCTAGCCGCCACTACAGCCGTGCTCTTAGCTTGATCGAAGGGAAGCAATTGAGCCAGGCCATCGGAGCGTTGCAACAAGCCTTGAGTATCAACCCCGACATGGCTCCGGCCCATTTTCGTCTCGGACAACTGCTGATTCAAACGGGGCAACTGCAGAGCGGACTGGATCACCTTTGGTCGGCCCGCCAGTTGGATCCCTACCAACCGGATATCGACACCCATCTGGTCAAAGCTTTACTCAGTCAATCCCAACAGCTGCTGTCAAAACGGCAACCAGGGGCAGCCTTAGAGCCCTTGAAACTAGCCCTCACCCTGAACATCAAATCCCCAGGATTCCAAGCCCATATCCACCAACTGCGAGGAGAAGCTCTGGCTGCACAAGGAGAAGGGGCAGCAGCCTTGGAGGCGCTCAACCGGGCTCGGCAGTTGGATCCCAAGCGAGCAGAGGTCTTGCTCAGCATCGCCAAGGTCAAAATTCTGCAGAAGCAGTACCAATCCGCTATTGACAGCTGCTGGGAAGCCCTAGCCTTGAACGAGGGGTTGCCTGAGGCTCATCACCAGATGGGCATTGCCCTCTACCGACTTGGACAGCTGAAGGCGGCAATAGCGGCCTACCGCACCGCTCAAACCTTGAGAACTCCGGCCACCCCCGCCTTGCTGACGGATTATGGTCTGGCTCTGGTCCAGGCTGGGGATCTGGCTCAGGCTGGGCAACAGTTCTCACAAGCCCTAGTGCAGGAACCCGGTTTTGCCCCAGCGATATATGGTACGGGTATTGTTCTGATGGCCCAGAGCAATTTTGCCGAAGCCGAACAACGCTTTCATCAAGCACTAGAGCTGGATCCCGAGCTTCATGTTGCCACGGCTGCCCTGGGTTTGCTGCAACTGGCCCAGAAGCAATCGGATGACTCTGGCAAACGCTTTATCAATTCTCGTCAGGCGGAGGTGGCGCTGCGCTACTTTGAGAGTGCCCTGCGCAAGGATCCCGACTTGCCGGAAGCTCACTTTGGCCTTGGGGAACTGCAACGGGTGAAAGGAAACCTGATCTTTGCAGCCCAACGGTATCAAGAAGCCCTGGAATTGAACAATAGCTACGTGGCCGCCCATTACCGCCTCGGATCTGTACAAGCTCGCCTAGGCAAATTGGATTTGGCAATTGAGGAGTTCCGCCGGGCTTTAGAACTCAACCCGCACCTACCTGAGGCCCAGAAGTCTTTACATAAGCTGCTCTCACGGCAACCAGAGGACGTTCACACCGATATCCTAATGAGCTAA